A stretch of Aspergillus nidulans FGSC A4 chromosome VI DNA encodes these proteins:
- a CDS encoding uncharacterized protein (transcript_id=CADANIAT00009641): protein MTVQPLLLLALSSLAIGVVSIVDPCDFADIAADAGDNAIMADYITDNGGPMYLDYNITGPYYYADADVQLVHETLSVDANDTSVLVATDSANVNLSHVEVIKTGYCTWLTQASFFGVNAAINIANGSTAYIEDSNITVHNGAANIFAYGTGTVVYVSNTDLYSSGPVAHGLYAAGNGTIYASNVRHYSGGNRCSSFSGDTPAGYVYVDDAVAHTAGVGSAIFYALGEVYGTDVVGLAENAPVLFSDGAQKAVFKNVDFTAGLLAGTVMFSSAERQSGASISFEDSRLTTLKEDMAALWFGNVVASARLVATNISSASGILVLANASQVTQAFNHFAGVEENPSIKPAEVAVSVAESALEGDIVAYNKSSISWNLTEHSSWTGSAYSATGAARFDVSLDETSTWTLTRNVSLHNFANVVPDHGNIRSRGFSIHYNASAAGSKWLKSKTVALPGGGHLRPYPQ, encoded by the coding sequence ATGACAGTCCAACCACTCCTACTTCTGGCCCTGAGCTCCCTCGCGATAGGCGTAGTCTCCATCGTGGACCCTTGCGATTTCGCTGATATCGCAGCGGATGCCGGGGACAATGCCATAATGGCCGATTACATCACCGACAACGGCGGCCCCATGTACCTGGACTATAATATCACCGGGCCTTACTACTACGCCGACGCCGACGTGCAACTGGTCCATGAAACCTTGTCCGTCGACGCGAACGACACCAGCGTGCTCGTTGCTACAGACAGTGCCAATGTGAATCTATCCCACGTCGAGGTGATCAAGACAGGATACTGCACCTGGCTGACCCAGGCgagcttcttcggcgtcaacGCCGCAATCAATATTGCCAATGGCTCTACGGCATATATCGAGGACAGCAACATTACAGTCCACAATGGAGCAGCCAACATCTTTGCCTACGGTACTGGAACAGTCGTTTATGTTAGCAACACCGATCTCTACAGCTCCGGCCCCGTCGCGCACGGTCTCTACGCTGCCGGCAACGGGACAATCTACGCGTCCAATGTCCGCCATTACTCTGGCGGAAAtcgctgctcctccttctccggcGACACTCCCGCTGGATATGTGTACGTGGACGACGCGGTTGCGCACACGGCGGGAGTGGGCAGTGCCATCTTCTATGCCTTGGGCGAGGTATACGGGACCGACGTCGTGGGACTGGCCGAGAACGCCCCCGTCCTCTTCAGCGATGGAGCACAAAAAGCGGTTTTCAAGAACGTCGACTTCACTGCCGGCCTGCTCGCAGGGACTGTCATGTTCTCGTCTGCCGAGCGACAGAGCGGAGCGTCGATTTCCTTCGAAGACTCCCGGTTGACAACATTGAAGGAGGACATGGCCGCGCTCTGGTTCGGCAACGTCGTTGCCAGCGCTCGCCTGGTCGCTACGAATATCAGCTCTGCCTCGGGGATTCTTGTCCTGGCCAATGCCTCTCAGGTCACCCAGGCGTTCAACCACTTCGCTGGCGTCGAGGAGAACCCCTCGATCAAGCCTGCTGAAGTGGCAGTCTCCGTGGCTGAGTCGGCCCTGGAGGGAGATATTGTAGCGTACAATAAAAGCTCTATTTCCTGGAATCTTACAGAGCACTCGAGCTGGACCGGGTCTGCGTACTCGGCCACTGGGGCTGCCCGTTTCGATGTCTCTCTTGACGAAACCTCCACCTGGACGCTTACGCGGAACGTGAGTCTGCACAATTTCGCCAATGTAGTCCCAGATCATGGGAACATTCGTTCTCGAGGATTCAGTATTCACTATAACGCCTCGGCAGCTGGCAGCAAGTGGCTCAAATCTAAAACTGTGGCCCTGCCGGGAGGTGGCCATCTTAGGCCGTACCCTCAGTAG
- a CDS encoding putative MFS transporter (transcript_id=CADANIAT00009640) yields MADTNMKTSPEEEMVEHVESSRCAKPFHLHSLGHVRLRHEHTNEIILIPAPSLDPNDPLRWNVTATETPLRSTPYKIYIATLVSLAMVMCNFMAAGPTVAMVQIATEFREGGGTTLNDWVSRASYFFNNSALMQGVSTLFWVPLLNKYGRRPIYIGSFILYFFMILGAGLAKTYAGEITTRTVLGIGAGAGECLAPVTISDVFYLHQRGYGMAIYNAALSAGVAFGIIIAGLVTINHDWRAIYFVGCALVGALTLVTFLFFPETAYRRVGNPLVEQSLDLQKQSDPHSASLECASVPRIPPKKTYLHNLRLWSGETYTEESFWRMFIRPFGLILVPPVFWATIVMSVTIGFLVAVVSNFATAFSTTYGFEAWQSGLCFISGMLGCFLGTFAGGPFSDWVADYFTRRNGGIREPEMRLPAIIPSVIAAPLSLVLYGCGIANAWHWMVPTVGLGLLSFAITQGTNVSFVYCIDSFRPVAGEVTVTQLAFKACFGFLLSFYTNPWINESGYEAAFGAMAGISGGCLLFFIPLFFWGKSIRQAATKWPFLQFVFWKDDREVGE; encoded by the exons ATGGCTGATACCAATATGAAGACCTCGCCTGAGGAAGAGATGGTCGAGCACGTTGAGAGCTCGAGATGCGCAAAGCCGTTCCATCTGCACAGTCTCGGCCATGTACGTCTTCGCCACGAGCACACCAACGAGATTATCTTGATACCGGCTCCGTCACTCGATCCGAACGATCCTCTAAGATG GAACGTCACAGCTACTGAGACGCCTCTTAGGTCCACCCCGTACAAGATCTATATCGCCACCCTTGTTTCGCTCGCGATGGTCATGTGTAACTTCATGGCTGCCGGGCCGACAGTGGCGATGGTTCAGATAGCCACCGAGTTCAGAGAAGGGGGCGGCACCACACTGAACGACTGGGTTAGCCGGGCCTCAtacttcttcaacaacagcgcGCTCATGCAGGGGGTCTCGACGCTGTTCTGGGTGCCGCTTCTCAACAAGTATGGTCGACGGCCGATCTACATCGGCTCGTTCATTCTGTATTTCTTCATGATCCTTGGAGCAGGACTCGCAAAGACCTATGCGGGCGAGATCACCACGCGGACCGTCTTGGGTATCGGGGCGGGTGCAGGCGAGTGTCTGGCCCCAGTCACTATCTCTGACGTGTTCTATCTGCATCAGCGAGGTTACGGCATGGC GATTTACAACGCCGCCCTGAGTGCGGGTGTTGCCTttggcatcatcatcgcagGTCTCGTCACCATCAACCACGACTGGAGGGCCATTTATTTCGTCGGCTGTGCCCTCGTTGGAGCGCTCACCCTCGTTacattcctcttcttcccagagACCGCCTACAGGCGCGTCGGCAATCCACTGGTTGAACAGTCTCTGGACCTCCAAAAACAGTCAGATCCTCACAGCGCCAGCTTAGAATGCGCCTCCGTCCCACGGATTCCGCCCAAGAAGACTTACCTCCACAATCTACGGCTCTGGTCGGGTGAAACGTACACGGAGGAGTCCTTTTGGCGGATGTTCATCCGTCCGTTTGGACTCATCCTCGTCCCGCCTGTCTTCTGGGCGACCATCGTCATGTCAGTGACCATTGGATTCCTAGTGGCTGTGGTCTCAAACTTTGCCACGGCATTCAGCACCACCTACGGCTTTGAAGCGTGGCAGTCTGGCCTCTGTTTCATATCCGGCATGTTGGGCTGCTTCTTAGGGACCTTTGCCGGCGGTCCCTTCTCGGACTGGGTGGCAGACTACTTCACCAGACGGAACGGGGGCATTCGCGAACCTGAAATGCGGTTGCCGGCGATTATCCCCAGTGTTATTGCTGCGCCGCTATCTCTTGTTCTGTACGGCTGCGGCATCGCCAATGCGTGGCATTGGATGGTGCCTACCGTCGGCCTAGGCTTAT TATCCTTTGCCATCACCCAAGGAACCAACGTCTCCTTCGTCTACTGTATTGACTCCTTCCGCCCCGTCGCGGGTGAGGTGACAGTTACGCAGCTGGCTTTCAAAG CGTGCTTTGgattcctcctctccttctacACTAACCCTTGGATAAACGAATCTGGTTATGAGGCTGCGTTTGGCGCTATGGCGGGCATCTCAGGGGGTTGTCTCCTGTTCTTCATCCCGCTCTTTTTCTGGGGCAAGTCCATCCGACAGGCTGCTACCAAGTGGCCATTCCTACAGTTTGTGTTCTGGAAGGATGATCGGGAAGTTGGGGAATAG
- a CDS encoding uncharacterized protein (transcript_id=CADANIAT00009635), with product MPIRRSFLLAAALATLSPVHADTLSKPALTDNLDYLLAGNVANLPSNGGPYWGKWEDGLMPADCKSIAESQGLNPTDFEVWDIFFDDCQDGWSFCRHKDSADSFETLVDTFGRIPVRMRSWVRHVLTIPGDNWAFNSNGNICFSGTTSQNLDVALHETGHSLDLLGAYGSGALSSSQEWLDAYNADSNVPDNYARSNQVENVAQNTVVAIYDKNVPGGFPGVQAEYAKIQNQYTLVKDKAGDQIVPGGTCDRHLENSETVPMSGSSAKRDIKIKGRTMGTRAVTHDWKFKGTYSNIVTDFEPFNTKDFHH from the coding sequence ATGCCAATCCGCAGATCCTTCCTTCTGGCCGCAGCTCTGGCTACCCTCTCCCCTGTCCACGCCGACACACTCTCGAAGCCCGCGTTAACTGACAACCTCGACTATCTCCTCGCCGGCAATGTAGCAAACCTCCCGTCCAACGGCGGCCCCTACTGGGGAAAGTGGGAAGACGGCCTCATGCCTGCAGACTGCAAGAGCATCGCAGAAAGCCAAGGTCTCAACCCCACCGATTTTGAAGTCTGGGATATTTTCTTCGACGACTGCCAAGATGGATGGAGCTTCTGTCGCCACAAGGACTCGGCGGATAGCTTCGAGACACTGGTCGATACGTTCGGGCGGATTCCCGTCAGGATGCGTAGCTGGGTGCGCCATGTCCTCACCATCCCGGGTGACAACTGGGCGTTCAACAGCAACGGCaatatctgcttctctgGAACAACAAGCCAGAACCTCGATGTTGCGCTGCACGAGACAGGACATAGTCTGGACCTCCTCGGCGCTTATGGGAGCGGAGCGCTATCTTCAAGCCAGGAGTGGCTGGACGCGTACAACGCCGACTCCAACGTTCCCGACAATTACGCGCGGTCTAACCAGGTCGAGAACGTCGCGCAAAACACCGTCGTTGCCATCTACGACAAGAACGTTCCCGGTGGGTTCCCTGGCGTGCAGGCTGAGTATGCGAAGATCCAGAACCAGTATACCCTGGTCAAGGACAAGGCGGGCGATCAGATTGTCCCTGGTGGAACCTGTGACCGACATTTGGAGAACTCGGAGACGGTTCCCATGTCGGGATCGAGCGCTAAGAGggatatcaagatcaagggcaGAACTATGGGAACTAGGGCAGTGACACATGACTGGAAGTTCAAGGGAACATACAGCAATATTGTCACGGACTTTGAGCCGTTTAACACGAAGGATTTCCACCACTAG
- a CDS encoding SDR family NAD(P)-dependent oxidoreductase (transcript_id=CADANIAT00009638) encodes MPITVKSLQGKVAIVSGSSSGIGAAIVRELSSRGANTVVNYPFSNLHDEAATLVSSLPSPAIAVEADMSRVDAPQKLVDAAVTQWGRIDIVVNSVALAVNKPFEEQSLDDWDLLINVNGRGTFLLTQASLKHLTRGTGRIVNIASISARGPPPNQTIYAGTKGMVDSFTKCWAKELPPKYGCTVNAVSPGPTATEGFAAASEEQMKILQPIIDQTPVAPRMAQPDEIAYAVAFLYINPVITN; translated from the exons ATGCCCATCACAGTGAAGTCGCTCCAGGGCAAAGTCGCCATAGTCAGTGGCTCCTCCTCCGGCATCGGAGCAGCCATTGTGCGTGAGCTCTCCTCTAGAGGCGCCAACACGGTCGTCAACTATCCCTTCTCAAATCTTCATGATGAAGCAGCCACACTGGtctcctctctcccttcGCCTGCAATTGCTGTAGAGGCCGATATGTCGCGCGTCGATGCCCCTCAGAAGCTAGTCGATGCAGCAGTCACTCAATGGGGCCGAATCGATATCGTGGTGAACAGCGTTGCACTGGCCGTGAACAAGCCGTTTGAAGAGCAAAGCCTGGATGATTGGGACTTGCTCATTAACGTCAATGGACGCGGAACGTTTCTATTGACGCAAGCGAGCCTGAAACATTTGACCAGGGGGACGGGGCGGATTGTGAATATCGCAAGCATCTCGGCTCGCGGGCCTCCGCCGAATCAGACAATCTACGCGGGCACCAAGGGGATGGTGGACTCGTTCACTAAATGCTG GGCCAAAGAGCTTCCTCCCAAGTATGGATGTACCGTCAACGCAGTCAGCCCCGGTCCTACAGCAACCGAGGGCTTCGCAGCAGCAAGCGAagagcagatgaagatccTCCAGCCGATCATCGATCAGACGCCGGTGGCGCCACGAATGGCGCAGCCCGACGAGATTGCGTACGCGGTAGCTTTCCTGT ATATCAACCCAGTTATAACAAACTAG
- a CDS encoding uncharacterized protein (transcript_id=CADANIAT00009637): protein MTPKIAQSLFVEQQQFSMSQSQLSVADYEDATIAKNNAQIAISHLKPRRHQYDGYNHLIAVERPQNMLKSRRWQIYFFGRLILRDVHQTCNPALREKSATSGQNDLPWGLWPLQRLYHDAKKLANRVLDSQAIKTITQGWSSGSSGTRKVHRS, encoded by the exons ATGACTCCAAAGATCGCTCAATCGC TATTcgtcgagcagcagcagttttCGATGTCCCAGAGTCAACTCTCCGTGGCCGACTACGAGGATGCCACTATCGCAAAGAACAACGCGCAAATAGCAATAAGCCATCTGAAACCCAGGAGGCATCAGTACGATGGATACAATCACTTGATAGCCGTAGAGCGCCCCCAAAACATGCTCAAGTCAAGGAGATGGCAGATCTACTTCTTCGGGAGGCTGATCCTACGAGATGTACACCA GACTTGTAATCCTGCTTTGCGCGAAAAGTCAGCTACAAGCGGGCAGAAT GATTTGCCATGGGGGTTGTGGCCACTGCAAAGGTTATATCACGACGCGAAGAAATTGGCAAACCGCGTCTTGGACAGCCAGGCAATCAAGACCATTACGCAGGGCTGGAGCTCGGGCTCCTCAGGAACGCGCAAGGTTCACCGGTCATGA
- a CDS encoding uncharacterized protein (transcript_id=CADANIAT00009642), which yields MSDKDTILTVWDSTVTNSLDTEECRSNSYAPNEMIIEPIISVTVEEINRERLAAKVSKLKSI from the exons ATGTCTGACAAAGACACTATCTTGACGGTCTGGGATAGCACTGTGACCAACA GTCTTGATACGGAAGAATGCCGTTCCAATAGCTACGCACCAAACGAGATGATCATTGAGCCGATCATCTCAGTTACTGTGGAAGAAATCAATCGAGAACGACTTGCAGCAAAGGTTAGCAAACTGAAGAGCATCTAA
- a CDS encoding FAD-binding oxidoreductase (transcript_id=CADANIAT00009639), protein MQIVWRGSADPAVYEEARVGRVFNNRRPDRYPIAVVKASCTADIVAAVKLAKERNCRVAVRSGGHSWAGWSVRDESILVDLGNYKYLGVDAERCIASASPSMTGKEINGRLIHEYGLMFPGGHCPDVGLGGFLLQGGMGWNCRGWGWACERVKAIDVVTAEGELLHCDESQNEELYWAARGSGPGFPGIVTRFHFEILPYPKHGFRSSGYVYPISKYHEAFSWVLAITPDFDRDTEITVVSMYPEGSEQICLFILLVTLKHTPSEAEAALAPAQQSRPPGAIEEWFCREDSLENQYTNQAKANPKGHRYCAENAYLQNEADVPSVLEEAFTTLPHRKAFALWYAMNPCSRRQLPDMALSMQSDHYFALYTVWEEEEDDARCMAWVKNVMKRVQRHSVGAYLGDSDFQERQTRYWAESNGRRLMDIRRRWDPTGRICGYLDHGDASGPRGPSLDISDRASMN, encoded by the exons ATGCAGATCGTCTGGCGCGGCTCGGCCGATCCGGCCGTCTACGAAGAAGCGCGCGTGGGCCGGGTGTTTAACAACCGCCGTCCTGATCGATACCCAATCGCGGTCGTCAAGGCCAGCTGCACCGCAGATATAGTGGCAGCAgtcaagctcgccaaggaGAGGAATTGCCGCGTTGCCGTACGCTCTGGTGGCCATTCCTGGGCTGGGTGGAGTGTCCGCGACGAgtccatcctcgtcgacctggGTAACTACAAGTACCTCGGGGTGGACGCGGAAAGGTGCATAGCTTCTGCATCGCCTAGCATGACGGGCAAAGAGATCAATGGACGGCTCATCCATGAGTACGGGCTGATGTTCCCCGGGGGCCATTGTCCGGATGTTGGATTGGGAGGCTTTCTGCTCCAGGGAGGCATGGGATGGAATTGTCGG ggctggggctgggcaTGTGAGCGAGTGAAGGCCATCGATGTCGTGACGGCAGAGGGCGAACTGCTGCACTGTGACGAGAGTCAGAACGAGGAGCTGTACTGGGCAGCGAGGGGGTCGGGGCCAG GCTTTCCCGGCATCGTCACACGATTCCATTTCGAAATCCTCCCGTATCCGAAGCATGGATTCCGCTCATCTGGCTACGTCTATCCGATCAGCAAGTACCATGAAGCGTTCAGTTGGGTCCTTGCAATAACCCCCGACTTTGACCGCGATACCGAGATCACCGTGGTAAGCATGTACCCAGAAGGCAGCGAGCAGATAtgcctcttcatcctcctagTGACTCTCAAACACACCCCATcggaggcagaggcagcCCTCGCTCCAGCCCAGCAGTCGCGTCCTCCTGGTGCAATCGAGGAGTGGTTCTGCCGGGAAGATAGTCTGGAGAACCAGTATACCAACCAAGCCAAGGCCAACCCTAAGGGCCACCGCTACTGCGCAGAGAACGCCTACCTGCAGAACGAAGCCGATGTCCCCAGCGTGCTCGAAGAGGCTTTCACCACACTCCCCCATCGCAAAGCCTTCGCGCTCTGGTACGCAATGAATCCATGCAGTCGCCGCCAGCTGCCCGATATGGCGTTGAGCATGCAATCGGATCATTATTTTGCTCTATATACAGtctgggaggaagaggaagatgacgcGCGGTGCATGGCCTGGGTGAAGAACGTCATGAAGAGGGTGCAGCGGCACTCTGTGGGGGCGTATTTGGGTGATTCTGATTTCCAGGAACGACAGACAAGATACTGGGCTGAAAGTAATGGGCGCCGGTTAATGGATATCCGTCGTAGATGGGACCCTACAGGCAGGATCTGCGGATATCTGGACCACGGCGATGCTTCGGGACCGCGGGG ACCCAGTTTGGATATATCTGATCGTGCCTCCATGAACTAG
- a CDS encoding protein amyB (transcript_id=CADANIAT00009636), protein MRLLALTSALALLGKAVHGLDADGWRSQSIYFLLTDRFARTDGSTTAACDLAQRRYCGGSWQGIINQLDYIQDMGFTAIWITPITEQIPDVTAVGTGFHGYWQKNIYGVDTNLGTADDIRALSEALHDRGMYLMLDVVANHMSYGGPGGSTDFSIFTPFDSASYFHSYCAINNYDNQWQVENCFLGDDTVSLTDLNTQSSEVRDIWYDWIEDIVANYSVDGLRIDTVKHVEKDFWPGYIDAAGVYSVGEIFHGDPAYTCPYQDYMDGVMNYPIYYPLLNAFKSSSGSMSDLYNMINTVASNCRDPTLLGNFIENHDNPRFPNYTPDMSRAKNVLAFLFLTDGIPIVYAGQEQHYSGSNDPYNREPVWWSSYSTSSELYKFIATTNKIRKLAISKDSSYLTSRNTPFYSDSNYIAMRKGSGGSQVLTLLNNIGTSIGSYTFDLYDHGYNSGANLVELYTCSSVQVGSNGAISIPMTSGLPRVLVPAAWVSGSGLCGLTNPTSKTTTATTTSTTTCASATATAITVVFQERVQTAYGENVFLAGSISQLGNWDTTEAVALSAAQYTATDPLWTVAIELPVGTSFEFKFLKKRQDGSIVWESNPNRSAKVNEGCARTTQTISTSWR, encoded by the exons ATGCGACTGCTCGCGTTGACCAGCGCGCTGGCCTTACTCGGCAAAGCCGTGCATGGATTGGATGCGGATGGATGGCGCAGCCAGTCGATCTATTTCCTCCTGACGGACCGATTCGCTCGCACGGACGGATCGACGACCGCTGCCTGTGATCTGGCTCAACGG AGATACTGCGGCGGCAGCTGGCAGGGCATCATCAACCAG CTTGATTATATCCAAGACATGGGATTCACTGCCATCTGGATTACACCTATCACCGAGCAGATTCCCGATGTCACCGCTGTTGGAACGGGCTTCCATGGCTACTGGCAGAAGAACAT ATACGGTGTCGACACCAACCTGGGCACAGCCGACGATATCAGGGCTCTGTCGGAGGCGCTCCATGATCGGGGCATGTATCTCATGCTGGATGTTGTTGCGAACCACATG TCTTATGGCGGCCCCGGCGGATCAACTGACTTCAGCATATTTACCCCGTTCGACTCGGCGTCCTACTTCCATTCGTACTGCGCAATCAACAACTATGACAATCAGTGGCAGGTTGAGAACTGCTTCCTGGGGGACGATACCGTCTCCTTGACTGATCTGAACACCCAGAGCTCCGAGGTACGCGACATCTGGTATGACTGGATCGAGGACATCGTTGCCAATTACTCTG TGGATGGGCTCCGCATTGATACCGTCAAGCACGTTGAGAAGGATTTCTGGCCGGGTTATATTGATGCCGCTGGGGTCTACAGCGTTGGTGAAATCTTCCATGGGGACCCGGCGTATACCTGCCCTTACCAGGATTATATGGACGGGGTCATGAACTACCCCAT ATATTACCCCCTTCTGAATGCGTTCAAGTCCTCGAGCGGGAGCATGTCGGATCTCTATAACATGATCAACACAGTCGCCTCAAATTGTCGGGATCCTACACTGCTTGGAAACTTTATCGAGAACCATGACAATCCTCGATTCCCCAA CTATACTCCGGATATGAGTCGGGCCAAGAACGTCCTcgcgttcctcttcttgacCGACGGAATCCCTATTGTTTATGCGGGCCAGGAGCAACACTATTCAGGCAGCAATGATCCCTATAACCGGGAGCCGGTTTGGTGGTCCTCCTACTCGACCAGCTCAGAGCTATACAAGTTCATCGCGACCACTAACAAGATCCGAAAACTGGCCATTTCCAAAGATTCCAGTTATCTCACTTCCCGG AATACTCCTTTTTACAGCGATAGCAACTATATCGCCATGCGCAAGGGCTCTGGGGGCTCTCAGGTCCTCACTCTCCTCAACAATATCGGCACCAGTATCGGTTCCTATACATTCGACCTGTATGATCATGGATACAACAGCGGCGCCAACCTAGTGGAACTGTACACATGCTCCTCTGTCCAGGTCGGCTCCAACGGCGCAATCAGTATCCCAATGACATCTGGCCTCCCCCGCGTCCTTGTTCCAGCAGCTTGGGTTTCTGGCAGCGGGCTGTGCGGCTTGACGAACCCTACAAGTAAGACGACCACTGCAACGACTACCTCGACCACGACATGTGCCTCGGCCACAGCGACAGCAATCACTGTTGTATTTCAGGAACGGGTGCAGACCGCATACGGTGAAAACGTCTTCTTGGCTGGGTCGATCTCTCAGCTCGGCAACTGGGATACCACCGAGGCAGTTGCTCTGTCCGCGGCCCAGTATACCGCTACGGACCCCCTGTGGACTGTGGCCATTGAGCTGCCTGTGGGGACCTCGTTCGAATTCAAGTTCCTCAAGAAACGGCAGGATGGATCGATCGTCTGGGAGAGTAATCCGAATCGGTCTGCTAAAGTGAACGAGGGATGTGCTAGGACCACGCAGACAATAAGCACTTCCTGGAGGTAG